Genomic DNA from Bacillus sp. SM2101:
ATTAAGTAATAATTATTTTATGATGAATGGTGAATCATGAGAATAAAATAAACACTCTTTCCAGAAAATTTTATGAAACATAATAAGCATTGTGGTTACTAAAGCAAAAAACGCCCCAAGAATGGAGGGCGTTCACATGAAGAAGCTTAGCTTAAACGGATCGTTTCTTTCTGAAAAACTCTCCTATCAAGTAAATGATGATCACAGGTATCACCGAAAGTACAGGAAATACAATATATGCTAAGATTTCCAATATTAATCGTTCCAAACATGTATTTTTTATGTTATAGAATCTTTATCATTTATTATATAGCAAAATATTAGATTATAAAATTAATGAAACATAATAGCAAAAATATCAATTATTGATTAAAGGTCCCTCACTTGAAATGTACTAAGAAGTGAGGGCAATATAAGAGATGCCACCGTACTTCTCATAATGAGGAATGGTGGTTCGGTTCCAGTAGGAAAGGACTACCTAACATATAGGATTACATATAGGTCCGTCAGTAGGACTAATTAAACACCTTATTTCAATCGCATTTAGGTGGTATTTCATTTGGCTTTAATCTTTTTCGTTTGAAATCAATAGTATTCCACTCTAGGGTTTTTTCATTACTAAGAGTGATTGTCACTAAATCATTGGGAGGACTGTGAGCACCTTCAAATGTTATTAGCTGCACAGTAACATTAAATATATAAGTGCCTGTGGGTAGCTTTTCAATTCTGATAATTTTATGGCACATAAATTGTTGGGGTTTGCCATACTGCTTCTCCAATTCCTTTGCAATTAAGGGATAAAGCAAAATGTGAATCACGTTATCACGCAACTGTACATCATTTTCAGTTACGGTTTCAGCTTGGACGGGAGAGAATAGAGTTAAGAAGGTAATTAATATTAAAAGGCTTTTTTTCATAAGTCATATCACCCTCGATTATTTTTACCTTATTTTCCCCATGTAGCTTTAATTTTCTCTTCTTTTGAGTTAATCTTTTTGTCATTTATTAATATTCGAAAAGGGGCTCGAGTCTTCGACAATATGGGGCAAGAATGTAGTTAAGGATATCCCGGCTACCTTTAACCTGGTGGAAATGAAGCCTGAAGAAGAATGTATACCAGAAAACAGGGTTCCGTAAAGTATATACTTTTCTTATTTCTTTTCTTGCACTTAAACGCTGTTACATGGTCTAAGTACCAAGACTCTTGTTATGAGGGCTAAAGTAGTTATATGAAACATAATAGAAAATGTGTC
This window encodes:
- a CDS encoding DUF3888 domain-containing protein → MKKSLLILITFLTLFSPVQAETVTENDVQLRDNVIHILLYPLIAKELEKQYGKPQQFMCHKIIRIEKLPTGTYIFNVTVQLITFEGAHSPPNDLVTITLSNEKTLEWNTIDFKRKRLKPNEIPPKCD